One region of Armigeres subalbatus isolate Guangzhou_Male chromosome 3, GZ_Asu_2, whole genome shotgun sequence genomic DNA includes:
- the LOC134226482 gene encoding uncharacterized protein LOC134226482, with protein MASSADLINNLLTDLQFPRNLLQKLDDSGIGILSLITISEEQLRDYLRLLDLDDTDFDSSYYYELLQSWRARNKPAIQRLVSWCIYKDFAAEPPATPKGIIDPPVDVSCRAPCQSTASVIRTDILTEKQIFQAAASDTALVPLDISSGNCFVKSTLPAAEEEGIISPSSGQATSRLSPPAINQISVGGQSQPLSLILSENRAPIENLSSNYFVIGLTEPSPEAPDSTCQLVPSAVRPQVSAVGQSQAQHIAQALSEHRAPFEIPNPNYVVPGLTATLRQQQHIQQKLPSTEAPDKKTPCQPPKATCQVSYQLAPSAIHPQVSAVGQSQVQHIEQALSGNRAPFEIPSTNYFVAGLTVTSPEASEQEITRPPPENNDKVACQLISSVIRPQISTGQAQPLSLVLSGNRAKVKNSSPTNFVPRLTAISPKAFEQERTCQPLKATCQRN; from the exons atggcgTCGAGTGCGGATTTAATAAATAACCTTCTGACGGATTTGCAATTTCCACGCAATTTACTGCAAAAATTGGACG ATTCTGGAATAGGTATACTAAGCCTTATAACTATTTCTGAAGAACAGTTAAGAGATTATTTGCGACTTTTGGATCTGGACGACACTGATTTCGATTCATCATACTACTACGAGCTCTTGCAGTCCTGGAGAGCTCGAAAT AAGCCAGCTATACAGCGCTTAGTGAGTTGGTGCATATACAAAGATTTTGCAGCGGAACCACCTGCAACTCCGAAGGGAATCATTGACCCACCAGTCGATGTTTCTTGCCGAGCGCCCTGTCAATCCACAGCGTCGGTAATTCGCACTGACATACTCAcagaaaaacagatttttcaGGCCGCAGCGTCCGATACAGCTTTAGTGCCACTGGACATTTCAAGTGGGAACTGTTTTGTGAAATCGACATTACCTGCAGCCGAGGAAGAAGGAATTATTTCGCCATCATCTGGTCAAGCTACTTCTCGACTTAGCCCACCAGCAATCAATCAGATTTCCGTAGGAGGACAATCGCAGCCCTTGTCGTTAATACTATCTGAAAATCGTGCACCGATCGAGAATCTAAGTTCGAACTATTTTGTCATTGGATTAACAGAACCATCGCCAGAAGCTCCCGACTCGACTTGCCAACTCGTCCCGTCAGCGGTTCGTCCTCAAGTATCTGCAGTAGGACAGTCACAGGCACAGCACATAGCACAAGCGCTCTCTGAGCATCGCGCACCGTTCGAGATTCCAAATCCAAACTATGTTGTCCCTGGATTAACAGCAACATTGCGACAGCAACAGCATATTCAACAGAAGCTACCATCAACAGAAGCTCCCGATAAGAAAACTCCTTGCCAACCACCGAAAGCCACTTGTCAAGTTTCTTACCAACTCGCCCCGTCGGCGATTCACCCTCAAGTATCCGCAGTAGGACAGTCACAGGTACAGCACATAGAGCAAGCGCTCTCTGGGAATCGCGCACCGTTCGAGATTCCAAGCACGAACTATTTTGTCGCTGGATTAACTGTAACATCGCCAGAAGCTTCCGAGCAGGAAATCACTCGCCCACCACCCGAAAACAATGATAAAGTCGCTTGCCAACTCATCTCGTCTGTAATTCGCCCTCAAATATCCACAGGACAGGCACAGCCCTTGTCGCTAGTACTTTCTGGAAATCGCGCAAAAGTCAAAAATTCAAGTCCAACCAATTTTGTCCCTAGGTTAACAGCAATATCACCGAAAGCTTTTGAGCAGGAAAGAACTTGCCAACCACTGAAAGCCACTTGTCAA